CACGGGTCCTGTGGAGCAGGGGACCGTCCCGGCTGGATCTAACTTGTCGCACTAGGGTTGCAGCGGCGGCGCTCCCACGGGCGAAGAAGACGAGCGATGCATCTTGTCGGCGAGGAGACTCGTCGGCGCAACAGATGGAGGACCAGAGCCTCAGCCGCcttgcaaactcatctcctgctatCAAGCCAAGAGTCGTTGGTAGGACGGGATGCTAGTAGGGGTCCTGGCAGAACCTGCTCCGGTTCGTCTAGGCTGATCTGAGGGAGCGCATgagagagagatggggagggagggagggagagagatagatagatagatagatagatagatagatagagagagagagagagagactgactGATGGGGCAGGGTCGGTTGACCCGAGCCAGCCCACTTAAGTGGATGGACCCACTGTCAGAAGGGCAGAAGGGTAATTTGATAAATCTAGTTAAATTCAAATAACGTTCAAACTTCAATGATTTGCTCACAAAATTCTACacacccaaaaataaataaaaatatgctACACACTCCTAAATTTATGAGCAATTTTAATATAACTTTTGTTTTGTGCTTAAAGAAAACTTTTCTTTCAATGAAAAATTCAAAGATCCTTAAGTGGAAATGATTTgaaattatttttattaaaattaatttcttgaggaaaatatatgggaaACTTTTTATAAAGGTCAATTATATGAACTACTTGAATTTCAAATCATAACAAGTTTATTCCTCATTATAAATGTTTATGAAACCCTAATAATACACATTTACTTAAGAAAAATTCTCAAAAACACTTTTAAATCAAATTTTGGGGATTAAAAAAGGGCATCTCATTATATGCATAATAGTATGAATTTGGATATTAAACATTGTCATATCAGACAATGATGCTGATTTTCAGAACCCGAAGTTCGCGGGTCACTCAAAGATTTAGACTTCACTTTATCTCAGTCTCAAGGAAAGTTCATTCTTGCATATCAACTAAAGTATTTTACTACAGTACTTTTAAAAACTTTATTTTATTTCTGCTTGATTGATTGGTTGGTGAAACGACAGACTGATTGTTGTGGTGGAGGTCACATCCTACCGGAAAGTTAGGACTAATAACAATTGTTCCACGGCTTATAGAGCGCCGTATTTACGCGTCAACCAAAGGTTCTGGTATGGGCCGGAGGGGTCATAAGTATCTTCTTCCTTATAACATATTCTCGGATACGCTGCCTGGTTGGGTCATTGATACAACCAACGTGCGTGGGAACGCCGTGAACTTTCCCCGACGGGTCCGATGAGGGTAGTGATGTCTCGGGTGGGGTGACAGAGATGGATTGGGGCCCACGTAGGCCAGGGATCTGATTTGTCACGACAAGGGCGAATGTGTGGGGTTGAAGAATACTCGGAATGTATCCAAGAATCTCAGACATGACAAACCACACTCTGGAGTGTGAAACTTGTATCAGGGGTAATGCTACTTTTGGGAAAGGTGGcgcacctctgcagagtgtatcaaATTGTGACAGTTACATCCGTGTTCCCGAAAGAAACTATGTTCGCGGTGGAAAAGGAACCTTAACTGATTCTCAAACCCGTGAGGGCTGACTAAACTTGTTGTGTGACCCTCGGTACTCAACCCATCCATTGACCCTTTGCTTAGATTTTGAGGAGGTCAACAATGATGTCAACGATCAGAGCACCGAAGGCCCCAGGAATTCTAGTACGAAGCGCCAGATCTATGCGCAGGAGTAGAAGGAGTCGACTACATCATCGCATACGGAACTGATGACAATAGAGAAGATGAATCAGAGGAGTAACTGAAAGTGAGACTAGACTAGTATTAGAAGGTAACCTAGTCGAGCAGCTCTAGTATCTAAATTGTTGGGCTATCATGTTTCTCAGTTAGCTTTTACAAGTGTTAGGTCAACTATCTCAAGTTGAGTACGTACCGTTTGATCTTTATTAGATGTCTGAGGAAGAGGTTGAACAGTTTATGCACTTTTGGCTTGTAATATTAAGCGTTCTGTAATATTAGTGGACCGCAATATTTCTGTTGTACTACTCTGAGGGATGTAATATTTATGCAGAAGGACTTCCATGAGTGTTATGTCAATGAATTGTGCACTACGCATGCAGGGTTGTACGGGGTCACCGTGCCACCCCTCTTGTCGCCGACGAGACTGTCAGACGTGAGAGGAGAGgaggacaggggcggcggcgctaggGAAGCCTTAGCTTGGTGGGGTGAGAGAGTACCCGTTTGTGACTGACCCACTTCCGTCCAAATCATATGACCTATTTTTTGGTTCTCAAGTAAAAGTGACCATTTATAGATTACTATTAGAACGCACGTGCGTTGCTACGGGCTACAATGTATgtaaataaattaaaaaataaataaataaggtcaTCTTCAAGGTCGAGGTTTATTTCTCACTCGTACGTTCGAGCGTGTTCAGACATCAAACAGGCACACTGTCTACAAACTCCGGGCTCCCTCAAATAGAGTCCATGTGTTAGGGAGAATGTGGTTGTCCAGACTATCCACAATGTTATCTCCAAACATGCGATCCCGACTCAAAAACGTCACCCCATGACGCGCTCTTCCATTTTCATGCCGAATTCTCCCCTTGTCCCTCGGTTTCCCTCCGTAGCAGGACAATTCTCATTGGAGCCCTCTTCTTTAAAATCGGATGACACCCATCTCACCTTCGTCATGGCTTCCTATTTCCTTCACACCCTAATTCCTCATGCATCGCCAAGGAGGAGTCCCCCactagctatcccgctctccttCCTAATCACCACCCCTAGTATTCATGTTGATATACCACCGGCATCAAAGAGGCCGAGGTTTGCGCCGCCTATGATGCCCGCGAACCAATAAGGAAGATCCGATGTCTCATGTGCCATTGTTACCGTGTCGTTTATTAACTCATGAAGCAAAACCGCTTGCTCATGCAATTTGCTCTACAACTTCGTTAAAATTGAATACTCCAATCGAGCCATCTGGAACAACAAATCGCACTACAGGATCAACACCGCAAATCATTACCGACAGAAACTTATACAACAAGCATCATTTGgttaaaataaaacaccacaccTAAAGAAAATGCCTACATAATAGATCATTTGACATATACACCTCCACCATCACTTACAGTCATAGCCGCTCCGTACTACAATGACATCATGTGCAGCGTGTCCGTACTACGTTGATGACTCAGAATCTCCTTCACTGCGGTTATCTACACAATCGATTACTACGCCGGTCTTCTTCAGGTAATGAACCTTGGTGTGGTCTTGCAGGAGATTGTGCCGACCCCAGCTTGTCATGTTCTTCTACTTTCAGTAGAGCATCATGTTTGAGCTAAGAATGAGGCCTTTAATCTGACCAAAGGAAATTCTCAAGTATGGTCAGGAGATAATACTTGTGGCACTAAAACAATGCTCTTGCGAGGAACTTTGGAAGTGCATATTTATCGAACTGATAAATGTTCTGCTACAGACCATAGCATAGATGCTACGTCTACTGCTCCCCTGAAATGGCATGAGATGATTGTGCCATTTCGCATTACAGGAATATAAGCTGACTAACTGCTAGTGAGTAAGATATATGTAGCGCGTAGCAAACCCCCTACAATGTACATTCCTTCTTTTTTATATCACACTACAAAAATAACagtgcaaaataaataaaaatatgtaGCAAATTGGATGGCAGCCTGCAAATATTCTTGTAACTTAACAAGAAAGTATGTGACATATCACGTTATATATTTTCTGCAAGCAGATATGGACAAAGAACATGTTGTATATTGTCCCAAATCTTCCGGGCAGGGGGTATTGCCTTTCTGAAAAGTACTCAAGACCATATTTGTTCTGTCAAAGTAActactattgacatgaatgaagagGTCATCAAAAATATGAATGAACGTCTTTGAAAATAAAATTTCATCAGATAGTACataaagaaatattgttttgaaaTATACTCTGTTCTGGCTAGCATATGGTCTCCTCATGTTCATTGAGAGGTCACAAATCAGCGGTGAAAATATGTTGCATGAGAAAGGATAGTGCACGTTTTTTAAACGCTAAAAATACATCCCACCATGTGTTGGATGCTTTATTGAGGAGGTTGCACATGAGGAGAACATGACCGGCGACCAGCCTCGATCTCGCTCGGCCATGCAGGACatgtcggcgtcggcgtcgggcgGGACGGGGCGATGCGTGAGGCCATGGCGACGGGGTTGGTGGGGGCGCGGCAGCACCTGGATGGCCGGGCCGAAGCGGAGGAGCGGCGGTAGGAAGGGGAGGCAGGGAAGGAAAGAGGTGGTGATTGGGGTGCGACGGCGAAGGACGTGCTTAGGTTTCATCCTGTTCTTTTTTTCTCCATCGgttttgtgggggggggggggatggagtCAGAGGTGGGATAAAAAAAAGAACGAAGATAAGCCGGGAGCGGTAGCTACCAACTCCCCAATTAGGAATAGAGATACCAATCTCAAAAATCATTGTTACCAGTTCCTCGGGATCATATTAGCTTACACCGCTGATGTAAGTGGATTAAGCCCTAGGTGTCATAAGGATTGATTTTCAACATTTGAAAGACAAGATCGCCACTAAGACTTTTTTTCTTACAAGAACGTAAAAGCCTCCAGTGCCATGTTACAAAATGTTCAGCACCTCATAATTTTTTTTCCTTCAGCAAATCTCTTCACGGTGAAAATATTGTGTTCTCTTGGCAGCAAAAACCTCGCAAAGAAAGTCCAAATTAAATGTATAGCATCTAGCCTGTCCATGGACGAATCACCGTTTTTGGAAGTTGGACGTCTCCGTTTTCCTACGGACAGCTATAGTCAAGTAGCATGGAACATATATATACAAGATACTCCAAAATCGACAGATAATTTGGAACAGACGGACTAATAATTAAGTAATTCAACCGCTCATCAGAAGAGATGACGTCGTCGTGGCACTGGGTGTCGGCATTGTTGGTGGCGTATGGTTGGCCTGTACCCGAGGCCTCGGCAACATCATCGTAGGCGATGCACTtcttggtgatgttcttatgATGCTTGGATGGTGGGGCAGTCACACCCTTGTGCCCCACCTTGCTGCGGCGCTCCTCCTCTAGCCTTGGAGGATGTTCCGGAGACTTCTGAACCAAATGGTACGTCTCCTCAAGCCTCCGATCGTCAGCTTCATAATCACTAAGAGACAGTGTGGACGATGAATCGGATGTGGCCGAATCAGTGTCCTCGACCGAATTGGACGACGAGCCAGGGGGACGGCAATGACCGAGGAGTCGCGCTTGGCCTGTGCTGGACCATctcattgggggggggggggtggcactacaagaaataaggtcaattatgactccctatattggtcactgATTCGTCATTGctgtcgtttattgaccttttttcgaccaaatttacaacgtcaacagttggccatcaagaatgaacaaacatgacctttctaaaattttggtcgcaggtctctatcgaccaaaattttggtttgttcATTACCCATtcgtgtgagccacgtaggatctgatgtGGCCAAGatgacgtggcattgctagtgaccaaatggaatcatcataaattttagatccctgtccaccaatctagttacatgggcctggcccgatacctattttactattgaaaatgtctgatttgtttgggctgagtcatttttttgctagaagcacgcatatctcacgataggcccattaaaaataagtaacagaataaaagattgcaaataaaatgtatatttcatttcagtagcatatcacatcaaatacaatacatcatctaCTGGCTCCACGCATTaaggttcaacgcctaacaagggcacatcaaaataattttacatgtgcaCAATAGAATACTTCTGCAAGTGCAAGTGCACAAAAAAAGGACTCAACAAGTGCACAATCGCACAAAAAGAGAGAtccacaaagattggatgagaaccacaagtttttctcatcatcttcctctgcacaatatgctcttgccattgccGCCTGCAAGAAGAACATGATGGTAAGGCTTTCAGACCAAGAAAACTAGTAAAATTGCACGCACGATAACCAATGATAAAACAGTAGAAAAAAATATACAAGATAAATTTTGCCTACAAGCAGTGGTAGTTATCACCTAGGTGCTTGCCTTCCACGTGTCCCAAATTATCTCCAACCAAACGGGTTAGTGAATGTGAGGGAAAACCGGATAGCAGCCAACCACCCACAACCTAATTAGTTGACTAAAAAATGGTACGGTGTGGGTTAGTTTCAACAAACTGCTACTTTCTTCCATTCCAAACAAGTCGAGACATGCTAGCGTGACAGCTGCTGCATATACTTTGTATAATTCGGACTAGAGTATATAGATTCTAGTATACATGTTGCAAAATAATATGTATTATTGTatgaaacaaaaaatataatgtTGCATATTACTGAAAAATAGTATCATTGTGAATCGTGAGTGTGAATATGTATAATTATTACTGTtgtatgtgtgtatatatatcgATGGCGTGACGCTACTTGTTTGCACTATAGTATAGCTACGTGGACGCATGTAGTATATGTTCGTATACCTGATACTTCTTGTGTGTATGCACTCATTTTGATCCAATTGCTAATGAACAGTAAATGTGAGTGTCTGACATGCATATTCATAATCATTCATTGATGTTCTATCTGTACTTAAAAATAAAGTATACTGTATGCCGTATATTACTTTTAAAAAGGTATAAAGTATATGGTCATTTATAAAAGAATTTGAAGTATATAGTATTTTATAAAGAAAGTAGTATGTTTATTTTTCATAATAAAAGGAGTATATGTATGAAGAATTATGATGTACTTAGTATGTACGTAGTATGTAAGGGATTTCGCAAAAGAAAAGCAGTATGAGGTATCTGAAAAAGAAGTATGGAGTATGTCTAAATTAGGAATATACCAAAATAGTATGATTTTTGCAGTCTAAGTAGCATTTTTTTTCTCATATACATATTTTTCTTAGAAAAAGTATATATATCCTCAAGTTGCCGTATATACACGATAGAGAAACAAAGTGTACGTATGTGGTAGCTAGCTTCTTGGACTCGTGCAGGTGCATGCTCATGTACGTACATACACAAATCTAGTATAACTTAGATCGAACGGCTGGTCCCTGGCTGCCAGACTTGAAAACTAGCTTTATCTATTGATGGGACGTTGTTATACCGTATCCATTCATAAAAGTCGGAACAATATTGCTGGTTGATTTATCAGGTGGAAAGAAAGTTACTGCAACCAAACCCGTTAATCAGCACACCACGTTTGGGTGGGATCGAACGGCAATGGGGGTGGAGGTATCTACTACATGTAATTATCAGCATGTAGTACACGGGCTCTACTACATGTATCTTTTAACACATAACTTTTTTCTTGTGGGGACATTGATCAACTTCTTTTAGGATGGGTTGACTAATTTTTTTAATGGGTTTTACTACATACGTATCTTTATAACGGATCATTTTTCTAAAAGGGAAAGAAAATCTACCAGTTAATTCCCAGGCCTGTAAGGAATTAGGAGTCTAACGCAAACGAAAATACTTGCTACTAATTCAGTTGACAGCAGTAGGAACTCGGCAGCCCGACACAAGGAATTTGGGAGCAGACGTAAACAATATTATGAGGAATGCATGGTCCACTAATTGAATTAAGGtgtggaatgatttgatagacatCTGCCATGTAAAACATGGGAGAGAAATGCAACATAAAAACTAATAGGAATGCTATCTTCCAAGGAAGCGACTTCTGAAGACCACAAAACAAAAGTGCATGCTGGGAGAATATATCCTTATTGGCAGTGCAgaggggcatatttattgataagGAGTATAGTTTTATTTCATTTATGTACTGGTAATAGTCATgaagggcatatttattgataagGAGTATAGTTTTATTTCATTTATGTACTGGTAATAGTCATGAAGGAAAGCACGCATTACTACTATGAATTGAAGGTTTTTTCCACACCTGTGCAGATAACTTTTGCTTGAACAGCTACAGTACATATGTGAATAGGTTGCGCCAGTAAGCTTCATCACACTGTAACAAAACAAAATGATAAATAACTGAAAAGCCAACAACAGTTGATGCCAAGAAGAGGGTCAATATCCAGCCCTTTGAAATGCAAATAAATCAAACTGGAGGCTAGTACTAACCAAGCATTGCTCCGAGCATCATAAGATGATAAAAAGTAAATTACTTGTGTATTCAGCTAAATAGTCAATGTTACTCATGTAGTCGGCTAATGATAGAATACCAGGTTGCTTTCACATAAAGAATGAAGATTGCTATGAATAAGGAGTAGACAACCACACATACTGTTATTTTTGCTATTCTAAATTCTAGACAGTTATTTTTGTTTTCAATAAATAACGATTGTAGTAATTTAACAAATTCTCCCTACTGGTTCTAAATAGGACCGTGAACATGAGATGCATGTCATTTCTTGTCCAGCGGTAAACTAATACCCATCTACTGATGGCATAAAAGAAGTAGCTTTGTTCTTCCTCTGATCCTGACTGAGATAGTGAGATGTACACTAAAGTTGATGGTCATGTCATTGGCAGACTAGAACACAGAACAATTGGTGGGCGCACCGTCGTACCATGAAAGTCTGATGTGCGCTTGTCTAAGTACTTGCGTTAGCATTCTGAAAGTTGTGTGGATTAGGAAATGGTTAAACAAAATGCACCATGTTCTCAGCTATTACTATAAGTACATGGACCTAAAACATGGTGAAAACATCGATCCATATGGTTCATTGATGATATGGCGTAAGCCTGAAAGGAACTCTCTGATAAATTACTCCACAAGAATCACGACTATTATCAATATTCATACTCCTCCAACCTAAACTTAGTAACAGTAACACAACCTCAAGATACAGAAAGATAGCGCATCTGATATAAATCAGAACAACTAAAGTCCAAGTTTGTGTAACCTTATAAAAAATATCTTTTGTTTCAGGGAAAGCACCATTAGTCGACCTAGCTTTCAATACCTGCAAACAAATATTTTTCCGTTAAAATAGATATTCTACTAATAATAACAATGCATTGTAAAAACTCATGACTCAATTATGTCAAATTGAGCCATTGCtattgagctaaataagctaGTGATGAATTGATTCCTGAAAACTGTAAGAACTGTAACTGAAAATAATTTTCTAACATAAAACAACTTCCGATGATTTCCCTTCACAACTAAACGTTTTACCTAAATATCTCTAGTTGCAGAAATATTTGGAATACATAGAAGGACGATATATGTGCACAGGAAATAAGTTGGATTGGGAATGTGGTCAACCAATCGATGCCTACATCATGTTTCCTTGCTCTGAATTTGTTTTCTTCAGAATGGCGACTTTTCACTCACATAACTAAATTTGATAACAGGTTCATCTTCCTTGCTCTAATCCTCACTTTCATCTTTTTTCCGAAACGACCCTCAGGCGGACTCCATTACCATTGATAATGAAAGAAAAGTATTTCATCACGTAATGCATGATGCTTGATCTATCCATCAAGGTAGATGACAAAATAAAAGTACTACTATCATGCAGAAACAAGGATTGGAAACAATGGTGCTTTCAGTAAACTGAAAAAATGTTTTATAATGTTTGCCAAATCAGATTACCACCTATCAGGCATGAGTTGTTGCTTTAAACAACAAGCACTAACATTGTTCAGCATCTCATAATTTTTTTTCCTTCAGCAAATCTCTGCACGGTGAAAATATTGTGTTCTCGTGGCAGCAAAAACCTCGCAAATAAAGTCCAAATTAAATGCATAGCATCTAGCCTGTCCAGGGACGAATCACCGTTTTTGGAACTTGGTCGTCTCGGTTTTCCTACGGACAGCTATAGTCAAGTAGCATGAAACATATATATACAAGATACTTAAAAATCGACAGATAATTTGAAATGGACGAACTAATAATTAAGTACTTCAACCGCTCATCAGAGGAGATGACGTCGTCGTGGCACTAGGTGTCGGCATTGTTGGCGGCGTATGGTTGGCCCGTACCCGAGGCCTCGGCAACATCATCGTAGGCGCTGCACTTCTTGGTGATGGTCTTATGATGCTTGGATGGTGGGGCAGTGGCACCCTTGTGCCCCACCTTGCggcggcgctcctcctccagccTTGGAGGAGTCTCCGAAGACTTCTGAACCAAATGGTACGTCTCCTCAAGCCTCCGATCGTCAGCTTCATAATCACTAAGACACAGTGTCCACGATGAATCGGATGTGGCCGAATCAGTGTCCTCGACCGAATTGGATGACGAGCCGGGGGGACGGCAATGACCGAGGAGTCGCGCTTGGCATTAGCATGTGGTAAGCAGTTGGGGATCCTGCTGGCCTGTGCTGGACCATcttattggggggggggggggtgggggcgtCGCCTCCGCCGGTGAGGGAATGGACTCAGAATTTGGTATCTCTTCGACTTTTTGGACTTGTAGCGACGTAGCGCACGGCTCTGGCGGCGGCACTCGTACAAATAGGCAAGAGTGGAGAGGCGGGAAAGCAGcgaaagggcgggaagaagaagCGGGAAGGTGGCGGAACGGCGGAAaaaggaggcgggaagacagaaCAATATAATGGCGGGAACATGAGGTGATCCTTGTTAATGATATTGTGAAGGCGTGAACGATATGGTCAAACTACGAAGACGGATAAGTTGAAATAACCGTGTGCGATATTTCGCACACGATTAGTCATGAAAAAAATCGTGTGCGATATTCTATACAAGGAACACGGCTGCAGAATTCGGTAACGGCTTTAAAGTTGTTGTGTAACCGACGTGCATGTCACAACGCACACGGAATGCTACATCCGTGTGTGATGGGAGGGTGTAATTCGTTTCTTATTATTGATAACAAGGGATAATATTGCAGATATAGTAAAGTCTACAAAAGCCAATTGAAAACATATGTGTATGGAGCTCAGGGAAGATTACTTGTAAATTATCGTGACAAATTATTTGTAACAATTACATTAGGTGTAGGCTTGGCATCACTATCAGTCTGTGGTTCAATATTATTATTGTGTACGTCCTTTTCATCTGTCTTAACACTATCCATTTTCTTATGAGGGATGTTGATGATGTTGCTAAAAAGAGCCTCGCCTACATTCTTTTCCATGTGCATAACATAAACATTACGGGGAAGTTTTAGGTCCTTGGAGTGGGGGAGTGTAATGTTGATATGTTGATACCGTGCTAAAACTTTAGGATGTAAAAGCAACGGAGCAGATACATGTGTGTAAGGAAACGGGTGGTACAACTTTATTGCAAGCCATGGGCGCACATTATTACATGCACATACACAAACACACACATTACCCTTGAAAGTAGGTAGATCGAGCTGCAGCCCGCAAAGTGGGACCCCATCGTCCTTATTCACCACGTACAAACACACACATAGCCAGCTAGCATAGCATGCAGCTGGGGTTTAATTGGAACGTACATACGTGCTAGGATCTGCAGGTACGTACGTGTGGGATCGATGGGATAGAGTAGAGCTGCTAGCAAGGTGGATGGTTCATTCGGGCGCGACCCCGACGTAGGTGCCGATGGCGACGAGGCTATCCCCGGAGCTGCCGAAGAAGGCGACCGCGGCCGCATCATCCAGTGCACCGTTGTCCGGCAGCGGCACGCTAAAGGTCTTAGTCCCTGCAGATGGGTTGCGCCCGAACGTGTGCGAAGCCCCCTGGTTGGTGTCGAAATTGAGGAAGGTGATGCCATAGGTGTCGTAAGCGCCGGTGATGCTGCTCACGTACTCGCTTTGGTTCATGAAAATCTGCACCACATCACAAGCATGCAAAAACTAACTAAGTATACTTGTATAGTAGACAAGTAGAAAGGAAATTAATTAACGTACGGTATGCTCCTCTCCAGCTTTCTTGCCCCAGAGGGGGACACTAATGGCCTGGTCACTCTTGGTAAGGTAGGTGAAGGAGAAGCCATGGATGCGCTCGCTGCTGTGGATGGTGAAGCTCTCCAGCTTGCACGGATCGGCATCTGGCCTGATGTCCCGTGGTGCGCCGCTTTTGGCGCCCCACTTACCGACCTTGGCGGGCGAGCCTTTCACGTAGACGCCCAACGCCTTGAGGGTCACGTCTGAGCGGCCAAAGAAGGCGACCAACTCGCCTTTCCCCTGCGGCAGCGGCAAGCTGAACTCGCCTCCCTGCACCGGATACCCGTAGGTCTTGTGCTTGGTCGTGTTCGTTTCTAGCGTGAGCGATCCGATGCCCTCATTGTCGAAGGTGCCGCCCACGAGCTTGAGCTGCTCGCCTTCCCTCATTTCAATGGTGTTGGGATTCCCGCTGTTGCTGCCCCAGATGGCGCTCTTGACGCTGCTCCCCTGCTGGTCCACGTATTTGAAGGAGAAACCTTTGATGCCGCATACCCCAGGAGATTCGACGCTATAGATGGTGATGCTCTCTAGGCGTTGGGGCCTGCTTTCGGCGTTGATATCCTGAGGGGATCCGTCTGGTGCACCCCATGCACCAACCTTCATCACAACCTAAATGCATCACAAATTCATTAATCAACATCCTGCACATGCATTTCATTTCTCTATACATGTATACATCCATCCAACTCTAGCTAATTGATTCATTGGTATTTAAGCGTGCCATGTTTGTATATATAAAACAGCTACGGTAAAGAAAAAGAGGTTACATGCACATACTACCCATATTTCTTACCGCCATCTTTTTCTGGAGCTACTTCAACTGCAAGTCCAACTCTgaaatgtatgtgtgtgtgagagTGTGTTGCGATGGATCGTATGATCAGGCATGGCCGCCTATTTATAGCGAGTTTGCGCCCAACAATGATACTATCTGCATGCTACAGTTGGCATCAATTAGTCACATAGGCTATTAATTGCATGGAGTGAGTAGGTCACTAATTAATAGCTTAGACTTATAGAGTCCGTTGGTTCAATGAATCCTAAGCCTATGACACCCCGCTACCGACTAGATCGTGATGGCGCGCGTTGTGGCGCCGGACCATTTTTTCAATAGATTGTTTGGATTTTCTTACAAATTTATATGGAGGCAACAAAAAGTATCACATTGTTACACCCCATCCATTCTGACAAAGCGACCATAGAAATATTTAAAAACATTGACGCTAGAAATATGTGAACttctt
This Hordeum vulgare subsp. vulgare unplaced genomic scaffold, MorexV3_pseudomolecules_assembly, whole genome shotgun sequence DNA region includes the following protein-coding sequences:
- the LOC123418978 gene encoding uncharacterized protein LOC123418978; amino-acid sequence: MAVVMKVGAWGAPDGSPQDINAESRPQRLESITIYSVESPGVCGIKGFSFKYVDQQGSSVKSAIWGSNSGNPNTIEMREGEQLKLVGGTFDNEGIGSLTLETNTTKHKTYGYPVQGGEFSLPLPQGKGELVAFFGRSDVTLKALGVYVKGSPAKVGKWGAKSGAPRDIRPDADPCKLESFTIHSSERIHGFSFTYLTKSDQAISVPLWGKKAGEEHTIFMNQSEYVSSITGAYDTYGITFLNFDTNQGASHTFGRNPSAGTKTFSVPLPDNGALDDAAAVAFFGSSGDSLVAIGTYVGVAPE